The proteins below are encoded in one region of Brevundimonas fontaquae:
- the rpsT gene encoding 30S ribosomal protein S20 produces the protein MANNPGARKAIRKIEARTEVNKARRSRVRTYLRKFQEALAGGDAAVAKTAFIEAQSELMRAVSKGVVHKNTGSRKVSRLAAQLKKLSAA, from the coding sequence ATGGCCAACAACCCCGGCGCCCGCAAGGCGATCCGCAAGATCGAAGCGCGTACCGAAGTGAACAAGGCGCGCCGTTCGCGCGTCCGCACCTATCTGCGCAAGTTCCAGGAAGCTCTGGCCGGCGGCGACGCCGCCGTCGCCAAGACCGCCTTCATCGAGGCTCAGTCCGAGCTGATGCGCGCGGTCTCCAAGGGCGTCGTTCACAAGAACACCGGCTCGCGCAAGGTCTCGCGTCTGGCCGCCCAGCTGAAGAAGCTGTCGGCCGCCTGA